Below is a genomic region from Populus trichocarpa isolate Nisqually-1 chromosome 15, P.trichocarpa_v4.1, whole genome shotgun sequence.
gtgatgacattgatggtatttcagttttgaagacagagttagctagacgatttgaaatgaaggatttgggttatcttcgatatttcctgggtattgaggtagcatactcacctagaggttaccttctttctcggtcgaaatatgttgcagatattcttgagcgagctagacttactgataacaagactgtagatactcccATTGAAGTTAACGcaaggtactcttcttctgatggtttacctttgatagatcctactttatatcgcactattgttgggagtttggtatatctcaccattactcgtccagatattgcatatgttgttcatgttgttcatgttgttagtcagtttgttgcttctcctactactgttcactgggcaactgttctttgtattttgtgatatcttcggggtacagttttttagagtcttttactttcatccacctcttccttggagttgcgtgcatactctgatgctgatcatggtagtgatcccacagatcACAAGTTtgttaccgggttctgtatctttttaggtgattctcttatttcttggaatagCAAGAAACattctattgtttctcaatcatccaccgaagcagaatatcgtgccattgcatctactaccaaagagattgtttggttacgttggttacttgctgatatgggagttttcttttctcatcctactcctatgtattgtgacaaccagagttctattcagattgctcacaactcggtttttcaagagcgaactaagcacattgagatcgattgtcatcttactcgtcatcatctcaagcatggcaccattgctttgccttttgtttcttcttccttgcagattgcagatttctttaccaaggcacattccatctctcgttttcgttttctggttggcaaactctcgatgcttgtagctgccgcatcgtgagtttgagaggagatgttaaataatatttatgtagtcttatttattaagggtagagtAGTACTTTCattttaacctatatatactttatttgtatttaggttaagactaagcacttataatatacagattattcagaTTCTACCcttctttttgtgtttgatcttaattattttaacaatcaaGACCTTTTGGAGATCCTAATGATGTTTGCCTCTTTCGATAGAAGATTCACAAGATATTGAAGTTCCGAAGGACTGCTGTGCAATTTGGATGAGTTTTGAAAAACCTATCATCCCGAGTGACAAATATTCAGATTCTTGGGCTTCAACAGAAACCTGAGCGTTCCCTTGATGAATTCCAGCAACTGAGCCAATTTGATCAGCTCAGAAGGTGCCCTTATCTGATGCTGTCCATAATACTACTCCAGATATTATCCTTCAGCAAAATGCGACTGAAATTCGATAGGACACAGTTCCACCGCTCTCCATACCTGCCACTTTCGTAAGAGGCCTCACTATATCCCTAATATATTGTGTTTTGCTCAGTCTTGCATTCACTTTTTCCCCTGAAGATAGACGCATACTATAGCTTTACACTGGTTTCATTTCAAGGACAGAGAACCTaactaaaaacacttttatcTGCGGGTATGTCAGAAAAAGTTGATGATGGTGATTATACTTCatggttttctccaaaatattcaattgcTACTAACCACCTTGTTAGGAGGCCAGAGACTCTATACTTCATGGTTTTATCCATTGTTTGGAAagcaattttatttctaatccAAGAGACAGAAGGAAGAAATTATGTGTTCTTCCAAAATGCTTATGACAAATCCACAAAATCTTCATCAAAGATCTCGGACTGTCAATATTTTTGGTACTCACTATTTGCTCATATCAAACAAACAGCAAGTTTATATACCTCAAAGACTCAAACAATGAACTTGGCTAAATTCTATTACGAGGCAATTATGGCACATAAAACCACGTGAGCAGTACTATATCGATTTTCCATATGCAAAGCTCTGTGATAGGAGTTCTCGAATTAGAATGCTGATTGCATGATTTCTGTTATTTGCTCTGTTGCATGCATGACAGTCGGATGCCTGCTGATAAAACACGATCATGTATAGCAATATCGAGCTCCACTTTTGTCCTGCAATGCAGTTGTGTTGGGCCTATATGCCTCTAAATCTTATAATATTTCTTAGCACAAACAGAGATCTACCAAGAATCATCCCACgtagaaaaattaaatcaaaatggCATAAGGACATGCATGCGTTCCGCGCACACAGGGGCAGGGGCAGAACACTTCCATCAAACATATTTAAGTACACaccattttataattcaaaatgacCATGCATACAGCTGCAAAGCAAACAAAGCTGAAAAACACCCACCCAAGTTCACTAGATAGTAGACTGACTGAACCAGCTTAACCGCTGAACTCCCTAACATATTTGATCCAATAGTTCAGACCATCATacatattaacaaaattatacTTGCTTAGACAGATAAATGGTGCTGGAAGAAGCAAAGGACAAAAACAGAAGCTTGTGAACTTGTAACTATTAAGGGGTTCACACGTACCTAAACAGAAGGGAAGGCAGCATTAAGGAACTCCTCGTCCTCCAGAAAAGTTTGAAGATTATTAGATTTCATCAAGAATTGAACAGCTTGTTCATCAAAATTCAGGAGGAAAGCCAACTTGATCAGTTCAGAGAGTGCTTTTATTTGATCTTCTTTATCCCATAACACCCCCCGAGCTATTACTTCAGAAAAAGAGGTTGCATATTCAATAAGATTTTTCTGGCCGCCAGCTTTATCCATCTTCTGTGTGAAAAACTTTGAACACTCTTTATCCCAGCGAATCATACGGCTTGCTTTCACCTTCAGAGGTTCCCCGTCAGAAAGCAATAAACTATAGCTTACAGTAATTGGCTCCATAGTCTCCAGCACCTTAAGATTCAGGAGGCACTGGACAGCTCCATGCCTCTTTGTTGCTTCCATATCAAGAGAAGGATCTGCTAGAAAGCCAAGAATCAGTCTAATCAGCTCCTTTCCAATCCCACCATCCCTCGAATCCATCTGACTAAGTTCTACACCATCTGCCAATGACACTTCTTCCTTCAGCACTGATTCAGATATAGTGCGAACCCCAATTTTCCTGTAGACTTCAAGCAACCTAGTTCGCGGCAAAGAAGGCAAGTTTGGCTGAGGACACCAGACAAATATCGGGTGGAGCCATGAGAACTTCTCAAATAGGTCCTTTAGTAGAAGGTCATCAGCAATAAAAACATCACTCTTGCTGGACAACAAGATTTCACCAGAGCCCAAAACAACAGGTAGCTTAACCAAATCATCAGCAAGGGTTCTCTCTGTCCTTGAGCTCCTTTGCATCATAACACACTCCCAAAAAGCACAGCACTCAGCATGTGTCAATGGTCTTCCTAAACTTTCCCAAACCTTCCAAAGCTTACAGTAATCATCAAATGAAGGATTGGATTTAACATTAAATGAACTGGAGAAGAAATGAAGTAATTTTGGCTTATAATGATTCTCCAATACATTCAGCTGCAGACCAAAGAGACCATTTTTGTCATGCAGAGCACATTCTTCTGGGTCAACCCACATTCCATTCTCAAGTCCATCTGGAATCCAAATCTTTCTGGTAGCATCACTATCTGGTTTCCACTTATTTTCTCTCAGACAATCATATACTCGAACTATAGTGTCGAATTCAGAATGGGAATCAAGATGTCTGGCAAGCAATGAGCAAACcttttcttcatcaactcctATTGCACTGAGCTCTTTTGAATACAATTTGATGTCAGAACCATAAAAATCTTCATCAATGAATGGTCCATCAGTAGGCCTCACGTGGGAACTCCACCGGGAATTGAACAAACAGCAGTTACCCGGAGACCTGAAACCAGCATGGGTCTTTAACCATCCTCGAgaaatatttttcagaaaagCATCGGGAAAGGAGTAGTCCTTTTCCTGCAGTAAAGCACGGATGCATTCCAGTAATGAAAGCACATTCCCGGGAGCTATGTCACGTGGATTTTGAGGAAAGCAAAGACCAGCAGCCACAAACTTCACACCGGCTTTAAATTCAACAACGACCCCCATACTCTTCAGCTCCTTTCGATACTCATGAATGCCATTCCCATAGTATTTGTCTCTGTCATCGATAAACGGAAGGCGAGTGATTGGATAAATTAACTCCCACTCAGGACCGAACAGAATACAATCTCTTGGAGATCTATAATCACCAAGCCGAGTCCGCAGCCATTTCACCTCGCGGATGCACTTCTTAAGATCTGAAGGAAATTTGTTTGGAGTTCCCTTCAGTTTTCTGTAGCATGATATGAATGAAAACACATTTTCCTTTGTAATGGAAGACAAAGATGCCCGCTTCATAAAAGTGTGAACAAACACTCTGACAGCATCCTCAAAGTCTACCTTTACTCCCAGCTCCTTCAACTCCGTATCGTGAAACATGATGCTGCTTCCATAGAAATTACTATCAACCAACGGGAAACCATCAAAAACCTTTAGAAGACAACCCCATTCAGGATGAAACAAGAAACATTCGCCAGGACATTTGTAACCTAAGTTTGTCTTTAAGCATTTTGTACTTTTCACTGCATTAACTAGTTTGTGAGCAGAACTAGAATGATGCATGCAATCCAAAACCAGAAGAAAGGCCTCCTTTGTCAGAGTAGATAAGCATGAAGGCGATTTAAAGCAATCAACAACCAATTGATAACTTCCATTGAAGCCAACGACAACGCCAAGCAACTTGAGTTCTGGTTTGAAAACAAGGATGTCCTCGCCATAGTAATCTTGATCGATGAAAGGGATGGCACTAATTTGCCTCGCAGTTGTCCACTCCTGATCATATAGAACAGATCCAACCGGAGACCTATCACCCCAACAAGTTCTTAGCCaccttttttgtttaattgtgccaatgaatttatctagagaAAGAAGATTCATCCTCAAAAATCTGATGAAATTCAGTATGGAGATAACATTGCTTTTAGTTAAAGCGGATGAAGCTGCCAAAGACATGAGATGGTTCCCGATAAATTCACATGCCTCTCCATACTCAAACATGACCCCAACTGTCCGTAGCTCCTCTCTATACTCAGTAATTTTAAGACCATAAAAACCCTGATCTATCAAAGGAATATCAACAAGCACAGATGCACTCTGCAAAATGCTTCCCCAGTTTGAGCTTCTGTTGCTCGAAGCAAGTAGGAACGACTGTGATGGTGGTTTGTAACCAGGAGAGCCATTCATGGTAGTTTTCAGCCAGCTACCCTCTTGTATGCAAGCCATGAACCTTGCTGGAATGCCAATTCCACTCCGTTTCAGCTCACGAATCCAATCCAACAGCAGAAATGCATTTTGTTTGGTAAGTGGTGTTGATGCAGTAGGTATTCCAGCATTGGGGGGAGATATGTGAGGAATATCAGAAGCCTTAACATAATCTTTAAGGAAATTCATGAGTTGGTTTCCCACCGTGCTTGTGCCAGCAAAACATGCAGGATGCAAGTAGTCTTCTCCTAACTCAACATAGCTTTCTCCCCTCCAAGGATTAGAACCAATCAATTGCACCCATTTGCTTTCAGTAGCTGGGACTAGAACCGCATTCCTTGCTTTGATCACATGGCCATAGCTATCAACAAGTGGCATTTTACCACACAAAGAAACAACTTCCCTTTCCGATAGATAATCATTTAAGAATGAGTGATATAAGAAGTGAGCATAGGCAATGACAAGTTTCTGGTTGCAACTGACTTGATCTCCGTAGAGATCTGCATAATGATATACGCTTAAAGCTTTGATTTTAATCATGTCTACAAGCCATTTTAACACCAGTTCTTTGTTAGATGATGAACAGATAGCTTCTTGTGTGGTTCTTGGCACAAAAAAATGATTTGCCATGCATCGGAACTCTCTGTTCCAATCAATCAACCATGAGACACGAGAAGACTTCGGTGATAGGCACACAGTTTTACCATGCGGTTGAGCAGATTCATTAACAGAGCACAAAGACACGCTCCCATCAGTACCCACATATTTAATTAGTGGAATGTTCCCCATGCCTGTGCTGTGAAACTC
It encodes:
- the LOC18110464 gene encoding uncharacterized protein LOC18110464 isoform X1 codes for the protein MATPKQHIEHIRKTTFSIGGEKNPLAPMLDQAVKYLSAELYAKDVHFLMELIQNAEDNEYLERVDPSLEFVITSRDITNTGAPATLLMFNNEKGFSAKNIESICNVGNSTKKGNRKRGYIGEKGIGFKSVFLIAAQPYIFSNGYQIRFNEKPCPHCNLGYIVPEWVDNNPSLSDIKQIYGSASTLPTTTLILPLKPDKVNPVKQQLSSIHPEILLFLSKIKRLSVREENADPRLNTVSAVAITKETNFMERKNMDAESYTLHLSADENSDEFEKECSYYLWKQKFPVRPENRVDMRMGVDDWVITLAFPNGERLHRGMKYSPGIYAFLPTEMVTDFPFIIQADFILASSRETIRWDNIWNQGILDCVPFAFIEALVSLVKTVDGAPVSSLPRMFKFLPVHKSPFEKLNSVRESIKAKLAEKDIIPSESYTAQQFFHKPREVGRLMPAFWNILKKTGEQGVSLHKLSSHGCYVLNSSFDKPEYDDILDFLGVRPVSSDWYVKCIQGSNIVMGVSEETYLELLHFLAVNWQSEFHSTGMGNIPLIKYVGTDGSVSLCSVNESAQPHGKTVCLSPKSSRVSWLIDWNREFRCMANHFFVPRTTQEAICSSSNKELVLKWLVDMIKIKALSVYHYADLYGDQVSCNQKLVIAYAHFLYHSFLNDYLSEREVVSLCGKMPLVDSYGHVIKARNAVLVPATESKWVQLIGSNPWRGESYVELGEDYLHPACFAGTSTVGNQLMNFLKDYVKASDIPHISPPNAGIPTASTPLTKQNAFLLLDWIRELKRSGIGIPARFMACIQEGSWLKTTMNGSPGYKPPSQSFLLASSNRSSNWGSILQSASVLVDIPLIDQGFYGLKITEYREELRTVGVMFEYGEACEFIGNHLMSLAASSALTKSNVISILNFIRFLRMNLLSLDKFIGTIKQKRWLRTCWGDRSPVGSVLYDQEWTTARQISAIPFIDQDYYGEDILVFKPELKLLGVVVGFNGSYQLVVDCFKSPSCLSTLTKEAFLLVLDCMHHSSSAHKLVNAVKSTKCLKTNLGYKCPGECFLFHPEWGCLLKVFDGFPLVDSNFYGSSIMFHDTELKELGVKVDFEDAVRVFVHTFMKRASLSSITKENVFSFISCYRKLKGTPNKFPSDLKKCIREVKWLRTRLGDYRSPRDCILFGPEWELIYPITRLPFIDDRDKYYGNGIHEYRKELKSMGVVVEFKAGVKFVAAGLCFPQNPRDIAPGNVLSLLECIRALLQEKDYSFPDAFLKNISRGWLKTHAGFRSPGNCCLFNSRWSSHVRPTDGPFIDEDFYGSDIKLYSKELSAIGVDEEKVCSLLARHLDSHSEFDTIVRVYDCLRENKWKPDSDATRKIWIPDGLENGMWVDPEECALHDKNGLFGLQLNVLENHYKPKLLHFFSSSFNVKSNPSFDDYCKLWKVWESLGRPLTHAECCAFWECVMMQRSSRTERTLADDLVKLPVVLGSGEILLSSKSDVFIADDLLLKDLFEKFSWLHPIFVWCPQPNLPSLPRTRLLEVYRKIGVRTISESVLKEEVSLADGVELSQMDSRDGGIGKELIRLILGFLADPSLDMEATKRHGAVQCLLNLKVLETMEPITVSYSLLLSDGEPLKVKASRMIRWDKECSKFFTQKMDKAGGQKNLIEYATSFSEVIARGVLWDKEDQIKALSELIKLAFLLNFDEQAVQFLMKSNNLQTFLEDEEFLNAAFPSV